The Candoia aspera isolate rCanAsp1 chromosome 13, rCanAsp1.hap2, whole genome shotgun sequence genome includes the window TCTCTGTTCTGGGACATAAGATGGTTTGAGGGATTTTGAGAGTAgaagtgtggtggtggtggtggtggttgggagAGTGGCAAGTGGTCCCTCTTGGCTTCAGTGGTCCGGCTTCTATAAGGCTGCCTGCATCTTTCTGCAGGTATTCAGCAAAATCCGCGATGAGCACTTTTCCAATGTCTTTGGTCTCCTGAGTCAGAAGGCACGGAACCTGCAGGCCCAGTATGATGTAAGTGGCTAGGATGGGGCGATAATGGCAACAAGGGAACTGATTCTGGCTTGCCCAGTCTGTTGGAAACGTCTCCTCTTTCAGCGACGGCGTGGGATGGATATTAAGCAGATGAAGAATTTTGTCTCCCAGGAACTAAAGGGCTTGAAGCAGGAACATCGTCTGCTGAGCCTCCGTAAGTTCTCCCAGTCAGGGCGTCGTGTCACTGGCAGATGAATCTCAGTAACAAAGCCTCCCCGGATCCTCTCTGCAGGCATGGCGCACTGCCCTGTCACAGCAGATGTGGCCAGCAAAGCCTTCACAGCCGTTCTGCAGGACCGCTCTGTGGCCTTGTCCCCCAGCAGGCGGGCTTTCAGCTGCCTTCAGTTGTTAAGACGTGTTGCTGGAGGAGTCACAGTAGCTTTAGGTGTGTCCCAGAAGGAAACAGGCCCCAAgtgaaaaagatttatttttcccttcctgGTTTGACCAGCTTCCTCATATGTGCAGATATTGGGGCCTGTGAGTCCATCATGAAGAAAAAAACCAGACAAGATTTCCAGGAACTGTTGAAGACGGAACATGGTAAGAAAGCGCGTACAGAGTGAACAGGTTACAGAGTTGgagattggttgctgaatgtgacgAGGGCATCAAATGATGGAAATACGCTCCTGAGAATCAGTGGGAGGCTTAGCAAGTGGCTCAGCCATGGGCAGGGAGCAGGAAGAGGATGCACATTGCCCTCTTGGCTCTTCAAGGTATTTATGGATAAACGTATAAGGAAGTCTTGTGGCAGTGTCAGGTGTATTGGTTGTGGACGTGAACATtcgtgtacttttgtatgcagacggCACTGTGTTGCTGACTGAAAAATGGGATTTACAGTGATGATTAAAAGAATGTACAAAGTAACAAGCATGGAAACAAAAACTAATGAACCAGAGACCGAGGTAGTTATGTGTGATGGGGAAATGGAATGAATAATTGCAGGATACATAGATGGTAAACACCAGAGCAAGGAGATGAATCTTTGTACTTTGGAGGAACATGTACAGATGAGgggaaatggatgaagaaattttAGGACATGCAAATGCTGGCATAAAGGTAGTGGATAGGATGTGGCCTGTTGCACagaataaacttttgttgaaagaaatgaaagcacCTAAAAAGGGCAGAAGAAGGTGCTGCTTCCAACTTTCCTATGTCAAAGCGATTGCCGGGAATGTGAGGAGAAACATAGAAGTAACTTGAACGGGTGAGTGGCAAAGCAGGAAGCGATGGGGTCAAGAATGACTGTGGACCAACTACCAAggcatttaaaaatgtgttgaGGTGGTCTGGTCACACAGAGGAAATGAGTTACGGTCAAGCTGCAAAAGAAATACACGAAGGAAGGTATGGAGCAGGGTGAGCATGGCTGCAAGGAGAGAAACACACGGAGAGCCACATCAGACAGTTTTGGTATAAAGGGCTTAGTCAATGCTTACTTTAATGCCTTTAATTGCCTTGGCTCACTGTCTGGGCTTTGCATGACATTGCATCCCCCAAAAGGCGTAGCGAGGCTGGCATCGGCATGAGCGTTGAGTGCTGATCTTGGAAGTCTCCATGTGGAAGGCAGAGGAGCACCGCGGGGGAAGGGGTGCCCCTCCCGCCAGCCCCAGGCACGGGCCCAATTCTGGGAGGTCCTCGGCTTCAGGGTCACCCTGGGCTGCTCCTGGGAGGTGGCTTGTGGGCTTTGGCTGCTTCCTTTCTGGCAACTGGAGGGAACTTCCTGGGGAGGGTGGGCGCTGGGAGACGGAGGCCCCCGGGGGCCCTGGGCAAGCCCAGAAGGCGAGAGCGCTTGGGCTCCCAGCTGTTCCAGTCCCTGGAGTTGAGGCCGGGGCCAGCTTTGCTCTCATCTCCCCCTGCTTTCCCTGGCAgcccttctggaagggtttgaagtCCGGGAGAGCATCAGCTTCATTGAGGAGCACATCGACCGGCAGGTGAGAGGATGGCGGAACACGCGAGGATGGGGAAGCGGCTCGAGCTGGGGTGGGGGAATGGCTGTCCACCGACGTGCTTTCCCCCGCACTCCTTCCCATCACAGGTCGCCCCAGTCGAGAGCCTCAGGATGCTTTGCCTGCTGTCAGTCACAGAGAACGGTGGGTTCTTGCTCCGGGGGAGGGAGGTCGGGGAGCGTGCAGGCCTTGCTGTGGACCTTGACCTCTGTGCCTCCCCCTGCTTCCCCAGGCCTTGCGTCCAAGGACTACCGCTCCTTGAAGACCCAGTACCTGCAGGTGAGGCTGGAGGATCAGCCCTTCCCCGGGGGGGCAGAGGGACCAGAGTCAGTTCCTGGGGTGTgcaggctgcccccccccccagggtaCCTCTGACTTTCGCCAGTTTCTGCATTGCCAGAAAGGGCCAGTTTCTGCACTGGCCCCTTCTGCTGCGATGCCTGACTCCTGCCTCCTGGCAGAGTTACGGACCAGAGCACCTGCTGACCTTCCACAACCTGAAGCATTTGGGGCTGTTGACGGAGCAAGTGTCCGGTGAAACTCTGACAGCTGTGGAGAACAAAGTCAGCAAGCTGGTGACCGACCGAGCTGCAGGTACAGGGCGTGGGGCTCCGTCATGCTTCCGCTCAGATGGGCATCTTTCGGTCCACACGAGCCTCTccatctcctccttctccccagAGAAGCTCTCGGATGCCTTCAGCTCACTGGCCAGGAAGAACAATTTCCGAGCTGTAAGCAAGAAACTGGGCTTGGTGAGTTAAGATTCACTTAAGGGAGCGGGGGGCAGAGGCCTACAGTCCTGACCACCTCGTTCCCTTGCAGATCCCACGTGGGGCCGGAGAGTATGACCTGAAAGTGCCCCAGGACATGGCCTATGTGTTCAGCGGTGCCTACGTCCCCCTCAGCTGCAAGATAATGGAACAGGTGCCTCAAAGGGCCCTCAATCTGCTGGGAACGGGAGTGTTCCAGGGGGctcctttcctccccccacccccaccccctggcagCACTGGCCTGACCACTTCCTCCTGTCTCAGGTGCTGGAGCGCAAGGGCTGGCTAGGCCTGGAAGAGGTGGCGAGGCTGCTTGGGGGCCATGAGTTCGTCACAGGCAAGTGGGCCAGCTGGGCCGCTGCACCTTCGCTTTAGGGCACCTGTGTGGGCGGCTCCTGTGCCCAAGGTCCGGGCACCCCAGTCCCAGCCACGTTGCTCCCCTCAGCAAGGAGCACGTTGCGCATTCGCTCTGGCAGTTGGGTGGGGATTTTGTTACGAGTAAAAGTATTTGCATCTGTCCCTTAAGAAAGGTTCATGGTGGTTACTAAATCTCACTAAAAtgtttaaaaggaagaaatgtaattAGCAACAGGATTAGGAGAGTCAGGAGAGCTGCTAGGGTCTCTGTGATCCTGACAATTTCAATTCCCCCTGGGAGGCCATGATATGAAGGAACCGTTATGGCTGTGCTGCGACGGGATCTCAGCTGATccagaaaaagctaagcagggtcagacttgaTTAGGACGTGGAAGGGAGACCACCAGAGATCCCAGCTACTGGACTGAAGTCTTGATCAGTCGCTCAATCCCAGCAGGCATCCATGGTGAAGCTCTTCCCTTCCGCTGCCCAAAGCATGTAGAGGCATGGCAGTGAACTCTCCAGGAGGCTTTGTTGTTACATCCCTGCACAGCATTTTCTAGCGTTCTGCTTTGGTGGTGTGAGCATGCACCTTCCAGCTGATGTGGAGACATGGATTCAAGTCTGTTCTCCTTGCAGCTGCAGAAGAACCTCGGGCATCAGCCTCCCAGCAAGTCATCCTGGCAGTCTTCCTAGGGGGCTGCACCTTCTCTGAGATCTCTGCTCTCCGCTTCCTCGGCAGAGAAAGAGGTATGAGCTGCACCTGAACTGGGGCGATCGCTGGCAGGCCTCCAGGGTGCTTCATCCAGAGCCCCTGCGCTGGGGAAAGTGGGCTTGCAGATTGGTTTGAGGTGAGGGCCCTGTTTCTAGcaaaatcaagagaaaaagcaAGCTTTTTTGCAGCTGGTTTCCCCTCACTGTCCGGTGAAGTGAGTGAAAAGCTGGTGGGTGGTGGCTTCCTGACAGACCTATTTTGGGGCTGAGACTGGAGACTCTTGGATTTCTATCTTGCTCGACCTTCAGGAGGCTGAGGGGGTGTAGATGGCCCTCCCTCTTTCAGTCGTGTGAGATACGTTGGGCTAACAGTGGACCTGGACCTGGGTCTCAGCATCATCCCCATCGCCACCCCTCTGGCTCCTGGGGCAGTTCTTGGCCTGCCAGGTCTCTGGACCAACCAGGGTGTGGGGAGGCGGGGAGGCCTTTGGTTCTCAGCAGGTTCACACCGTTCGTGTTTGCCTCCCCTGCTTCCCCCCGCCTCCAGGGCTCCGGTTCATAATCCTGACAACAGCCATCACCAATAGTGCTCGCCTGCTGGAGTCCACCATGGAGATCAGGATGTGACCGCCTCCGAGGCAAACCAGAGGCGATGGGATGCTCGAAAGGGCCTCGGGGCCTGCCCCGCCAGGGAGAGTCAGTGTTCCCACCAGCTGGAGGATCACTGTCTTTTACCATCCGGGGAGCAAGAAGAGCCTGGGAGACAGCCCCTTCCCCTTCTGGCCTTTCGCTGCGGGCCGCTGGGATCTCTCTGCTTTGAACTTCGGAAATGGGGGCTCCCCTTCGGAGGGGAAGCGTCTGGTGAGGCAGAGAAGGGTGTAGCAGCAGAAGAAAACTGGGACTTCATTTAGTGAAAGGAAGAAAGCCCAGGATGTCAGACAGCTCACCCAAGAAGAGGAGATGAAGGAAAAACCCTCCATAAATATAAAGAAACCCTACACAGGGCCTGTTGCCCCATCTTTTCAGCCTCCGGCTATCCTGGAAACTTCTCCTGCAATAAATGGTCTGCATATAAGGCACCTATGCATCCTTGCCAGAAACCACATTCCAAAAGGGACAGGGACAGGACAAAACGATAGATCAATTGAAGTAATTGCTTCTGATTAAAACTAATTGCCTGTCATGCAAGGTATCCTGTTTGAGTTAATTGATCCCTGGGTgtactctccccactccctgAGTCCCCTACCCAGAAACAtgcaggttcctttcccttctggcAGAAGCCAAGCCAAGCAGGATGGAATTGGAGGGGGGGCTGGGTGGGTAGGTGGGGCAGCAAGACGAACCTGGATGGAGAGAATTGGGAAGGAAAGGACTGAGTGCGTTCCATAGAGGTCAGCAGCCAAGACTCAAAGGCAAGTCCAGTAACACGCGCGGTCCTAACGGGGGCGGGTGGGGGGAAGGGAATTAAACGACAAACAGGCCAGCTCCACCGTCTTGAGGGGCAGGACTCTCCCTTTCCACACGAATATTTTAAATGGCAGCAGATCCCAGATTTATTGGCTCAGTAATTATAGTTTAGCCACAGCCCCGGATGGCTAGCATCTAAAAGCAAGAGCTAACCGGACCACGCTATGATGGAGCGAAGGAAGGTTCATGCAAAGGCGATGAAGGCGGGTTGGGGGGCGGCCTGACCCAGCCCTGCGGAGCCGCAGCAGGGCGGGGCCCGTGAGCAGAACGGGGGGGTGCCGGCACCGCCTTCGGGACCCGCCACCCGAGGGCGAAGGGCGGCGCCGCGCCCGGGAATGCAACCTCTGCCCCTCCCGGGTGCCGCTCCTCCAGCAGCTGCGAAAGCCTCCGGGCGCCCGTTGCTGCAGCAATCCCGGGCTCTGCGCGGCGCCCCCATTGGCCGCCGCAGAGCTCCCGCGGGGCGGGGCCTCGGGCGGAGCCAATCGCAGCCTGGCGGGCGTTTGAATCGCCGAGCAGAAACGGTCCCGACGGAGGCGCAGCGGGGCGCGGAGCCGCCTGGCTGGCCGCGATGAGGCGCAGGTGGGGGCGCGGGTGGGGGCGCGGGTGGGGGCGCGGAGcggcgggccgggccgggccgggccgggctggGCTGACGGCCTCCCtccgtccttccctccctccgcagCGACGTCCTGGCCGGCGAGTCGGTGGCCTGCCTGACCCGGGCGCTGGGTCACCTGCGCGGCATCTGGGAGGAGATCGGCATCCCGGAGGAGCAGCGGCTGCAGCGCACGGAGGTGGTCAAGAGGCACGTCAAGGTgagcgggccgggccgggccgggccgagcGAGTGGCGAGGCGGGCCGGGCCTGGCCGGGGGCTCAAGCGCGCCTCTTCTCTCCCGGCGCCGCGCAGGACCTGCTGGACCGGATGATCGCGGAGGAGGAGAGTCTCCGGGAGCGGCTCCTGAAGAGCATCGCGCTGTGCCGGAGGGAGCTGGCCGCGCTGTGCCAGGAGCTGCAGCTGGCGCCCTTCCAGGTGAGTGAGTCTGCGTTGCCGCTGCCGCCCGGCGCCCCGCCGCCCCGGGCCTTTCTGCTGCCTGCCGTTCTcctttcaggaggaggaggaggccaccATCCTGCAGCTGGAGAAGGACCTGCGCACCCGCGTGGAGGTGATGCTGAAGCAGAAGCACGAAAGGCAGCAGGAGCTACGGacgctgcaggagcaggaccggGAGCTGGCGGGCCTCCTCGGCCGGGCACACTACAGCGTCAGCAGCGAGCCCGTGCCCAGCCTGGCGGAGCTGGACCGCTTCCGGCGCCACCTGGCAGAGCTGGCAGCTGAGAAGGTCTGACGGCGCACCTGGCTGGCAAGGGGGTGGGCCAGGAAGGGGCGGGCTCGGTCGCCAACCtctcctccctttctctcccctcatggcaggagcagcagcaggcagAGTTCCTCTGCATGAAGCAGCAGGTCCTCCTCTGTCTGGAGGAGCTGGAGCAGGCCCCCAGCACCGCCTTCGAGCGAGAGGTCGCCTGCCAGGAGGCGGGTGCCTTCCGCCTCTCCCCAGACAACTTGGCTGCGCTGAAGGATCTGCTGCAGCAGGTTGGGAAGCACCTTCCCTGGGCCACCCGCCCTTCTTCCTGGTTCCCCATTTGTCCTTCTGAGGCTGTCCCTGTGCTCTCTCCTAGCTGGAGGGCAGGAGGGCTCAGAAGGAGGCCTTGTGCAAAGAGCTGCGCTCCCGCGTCCTGACACTCTGGGACTGGCTGCAGGTGTCTCCGGAGGAGAGGGAGGCCTTTGCCCCGAACATGGAGGGTTCCAGAGCCGGCATTATGAACGCTGTAAGGCGGCTGGGTCCTCCCCTCGACTGACTCCCTGGGCTGCCTTGTTTGGCATGAGGGCCTGTCCGTTTCAGGGGTCAAGGAGCAGCGGTCTCCTCTGAGTCCCTGCTGGCAGGCTGCCACGTTGCCAACAGACTCTTGGCGGGAGATTGCGTTAAGTGAGCCCCTTCTTCGCGTTTTGCTGCCTTGACTCTGGCCGGCCTCTTCCTTTAGTTGCACCTGGAAGTCGATCGCTTGGAGGAGCTGAAGCGCCAGAACCTCCAGAATGTGGTGGAGGCCATTCGGGTGCAGTTGGCCACCTACTGGGACAGGTGCTTCTTCGGAGAGGAGCAGAGGCGCGCCTTTGGCCCCTACTACCAAGGTGGGTGGGGGGCCTGCGTTGGGGGTGAGCTAGCTTCTCTTCGGGGGGCCCTTCTGCCACCCACCTTACTTTCTTCCTTTGCAGACCACTTCACGGAAGAGTTACTGCAGCAACACGACGATGAGCTCGTGCAGCTGAAGCGTTATTACGAGATGCACCAGGAGCTCTTTGACGCGATCCACAAGTGGGAGAAGAACTGGTGTCTCTTTCAGGAGCTTGAGGTGGTTGCGGGCTGGCTGGGCCCTGTCTTTCTTTCTGCTGCCCCCCTAGGGAACAGGAGACGCTGACCCCCTTCTCCTCGGCAGGAAAAGGCCACGGACCCAGCCCGCTTCACCAACCGAGGAGGACACCTCCTGAAAGAAGAGAAGCTGCGCGCCAAGCTCCAGAAGACCCTTCCCAAGGCAAGTGGCCCAGCCCCACTGCCCTTTGGGCCCCTGGCAGCCTGCCCTGACCTGGCTCCTTTTCTTGCAGCTGGAGGAGGAGCTGAGGGTCCGTGTGGAACTGTGGGAGCACCAGCAAGCACGGGACTTCCTGGTAAACGGGCAGCACTTCATGGAGCACGTGGCTGAGCAGTGGCGCCTCCACCgtctggagaaggagaaggagcggCAGGAGCGGGTGAGGGGCAGCCTCGGCTGTCGATGTCTCTTGCCCAGCCACTGCAGTCAGCCCATGGACTGCTGGGTGTGCTCAGGCCCTCTGTGGCGGAAGCAGAGGGGGACCGGGTTTCCCTGCAAAGCGTTGCAGCTGTTGCTTTCACCTACCATCAAAAGAGGCAGTTCTAGGCTTCCTCCAGAAATGCTGGgctttggggttttgtttgttttaatagtaattctgttaaagattataattgcgaaaataaaaactaatgcaaactgaaaaagaataaaacgtaaaaggtgcagaaaagaagaaaaaagaaaaaaaataggaagggaaatagaaaagaaagaaaaaataggtatatagtaaaggaaaagaaatatatgaagaagtgacttcccctttcatcacaagtataaaaaattataataacttatcacctctttaaatacagcaaatgatcttttcttcccatatcccatctcttatttataaacaaatacataaagccTCAtcgtttcagtcctgatgtcagcaaaagtccattaagggttttatttatttatatttcagattttatcactacccatctccctcaaaagagggactccggGAGTttcaccagagataacaacatatccattttaaccttcatcaaataaaccaactttatattccttccttttacttctaacaaccttgacctttagtcccttcaaacaaagtcctagaacttgattttttttcatttgtttctttgccccttctcaccaaattcttcaaagctttaacaagcctgtcttgtaaatccaatataggaaaataatCCAGGTTAGTCTCTCGGTTTATTGTTtgtgtatcccttttaattattaaaacatcagctggtttcttttgtatgtctagtgtagcatctttttccacgtcgttcttgtagcctgtcatttgtaaatccaccttcaactcagtctcaatcttgtcacgtaaaacttgttcttcttccataacatcttttagacacagtctctccatagaggcagatgtctctgttgacaccattaatattaacttctggatccatttttcaaaaatatccttcaatatgtccaatgttagaatattttgc containing:
- the LOC134504860 gene encoding vacuolar protein sorting-associated protein 33B-like isoform X2 is translated as MAARDASDLPDFGLLKRLARDQLVYLLEQLPGKKDLFLEADLMSPLDRIANVSILKQHDVDKLYKLEKKPARSSSDQLCFLLRPRLESVRLVAELVNADKAAGRVRKYKIIFSPQKFYMCELVLEEEGIYGDVTWDEWSFSLLPVDDDIISMELPEFFRDYFLEGDQRWISTVAQALQLMNSLFGPFAKTYGIGRCAKMVHELWREIVEESEVDSMSRKPEIGHIFLIDRDVDYVTALCSQVVYEGLVDDTFRIKCGSVDFGPDVTSSDRSIKVLLNSQDKVFSKIRDEHFSNVFGLLSQKARNLQAQYDRRRGMDIKQMKNFVSQELKGLKQEHRLLSLHIGACESIMKKKTRQDFQELLKTEHALLEGFEVRESISFIEEHIDRQVAPVESLRMLCLLSVTENGLASKDYRSLKTQYLQSYGPEHLLTFHNLKHLGLLTEQVSGETLTAVENKVSKLVTDRAAEKLSDAFSSLARKNNFRAVSKKLGLIPRGAGEYDLKVPQDMAYVFSGAYVPLSCKIMEQVLERKGWLGLEEVARLLGGHEFVTAAEEPRASASQQVILAVFLGGCTFSEISALRFLGRERGLRFIILTTAITNSARLLESTMEIRM
- the PRC1 gene encoding protein regulator of cytokinesis 1, which gives rise to MRRSDVLAGESVACLTRALGHLRGIWEEIGIPEEQRLQRTEVVKRHVKDLLDRMIAEEESLRERLLKSIALCRRELAALCQELQLAPFQEEEEATILQLEKDLRTRVEVMLKQKHERQQELRTLQEQDRELAGLLGRAHYSVSSEPVPSLAELDRFRRHLAELAAEKEQQQAEFLCMKQQVLLCLEELEQAPSTAFEREVACQEAGAFRLSPDNLAALKDLLQQLEGRRAQKEALCKELRSRVLTLWDWLQVSPEEREAFAPNMEGSRAGIMNALHLEVDRLEELKRQNLQNVVEAIRVQLATYWDRCFFGEEQRRAFGPYYQDHFTEELLQQHDDELVQLKRYYEMHQELFDAIHKWEKNWCLFQELEEKATDPARFTNRGGHLLKEEKLRAKLQKTLPKLEEELRVRVELWEHQQARDFLVNGQHFMEHVAEQWRLHRLEKEKERQERQLKKSRQTEEEMLYGSTPCTPNKRQALGITTPGKARKLNITTTTPNSTIRSALRGSVLNSPGCHPPLSGRKPARTPSCVAAKPTPHSRMERNKENTSQLNRTALSGGCTPTVPAQRNGSIYSVASTYSEFAHGLSKASKSEHQYHVLNSTVSNPD